The following nucleotide sequence is from Streptomyces sp. HUAS CB01.
AGGAGAAGTCCGCAGCGGCAGCCGTCTGACCTCATCTCGACCCACACCCCACACCCGCAAGTGAAGGAGTCCACAGTGGCCCTCAAGACCGTGACCGATGCGACCTTCGAAGAGGAAGTCCTCAAGAGCGACAAGCCTGTGCTCGTCGACTTCTGGGCCGAGTGGTGCGGGCCGTGCCGCCAGATCGCCCCTTCCCTGGAGGCCATCGCTGCCGAGCACGGCGAGAAGCTTGAGGTCGTCAAGCTCAACATCGATGAGAACCCGGCCACGGCCGCCAAGTACGGCGTCATGTCCATCCCGACGCTGAACGTCTACCAGAACGGCGAGGTGGCCCAGACCATCGTCGGCGCCAAGCCGAAGGCCATGCTCGTCCGTGAGCTCGACGCCTTCATCGGCGATGAGGCCAAGGCCTGACGCTCTTCGTTTCACGTGAAACACGAATGGGCCAACCCCGCGGGTTGGCCCATTCGGCGTCTCTGTGCGTCTCGCTCGTCGGAACCCCTACAGCGGTCGGAGAGCGGGCTCCTTCTGTACCGCGCCCAGTAGCCGGTCGAGAGCCAGCTCCACATCTTCCTTCCAGGAAAGCGTTGTGCGCAGCTCCAGCCGCAGCCTGGGATGGGTCGGATGCGGGCGGACCGTCTTGAACCCCACCGCCAGGAGGTGATCGGCCGGCAGCACGCAGGCCGGCTCGGTCCAGCGGGCGTCCCCGAAAGCCTCGATCGCCTTGAAGCCTCGGCGGAGCAGGTCCTTGGCCACGGTCTGCACCATCACTCGCCCCAGTCCCTGCCCCTGGTAGCCGGGGGTGATCCAGGCAGTCATCAGCTGCACGGCATCGGGGGAGACCGGGCTCGTGGGGAAGGCGGTGGAACGAGGAACATACGCGGGCGGCGCGTAGAGCACGAAACCGACGGGAACGTCGTCTACGTAGACGACCCGGCCGCACGATCCCCACTCGAGCAGGACGGCGGAGATCCAGGCCTCCTTCTCGAGCTCCGGTCTGCCTGCCTTTACTGCTGCTTCTCCGCTGACTGGATCAAGCTCCCAGAAGACACAGGCTCGGCAGCGCTTGGGGAGGTCTGAAAGGTTGTCCAGCGTGAGCGGTACGAGCCGACGGCCCATGAAGGCTGTTCCTCACTTCCTTCGACTGCCGCGCCCAGAGCAGCGGACAGCGCGCTCCGCTCCCGGAGCAGGCTGCCGATGAATCCGCCGACCGCGCCAATGCCCAGTCCGGCTGTCAGTAGGTGGCCGCGGCTCACCGATCGCATGGCTCGCCTTCCTCTGAGATAGGTCAAGGTGGATGCGCCATACCAGAACGCATCGTATCCACCCAGCGAGGACACGCCTACTGTGAGACGGCAAAGGGCGGATCGTGTCCTCTGACATCGGACACGATCCGCCCTGAACGACTGGAGCGGGTTCTCAGGCCTGCTCGTCCTCGGCCTCCTCGGAGAGCCCCTTCTCCATGACCCGCCCCTCGCCCGGGGCGAGCGTGCCGAGGATACGGTCGAGATCCTCTATCGAGGCGAACTCAACGACGATCTTGCCCTTCTTCTGACCGAGGTCGACCTTCACCCGGGTCTCGAAACGGTCCGAGAGGCGAGAGGCAAGATCGGTGAGCGCGGGGGACAGCCGCGCGCCGGCCCGAGGACCCTTGGACTTCGGGGCGCTCTTCGGGCGCGAGCCCATCAGGGTCACGATCTCTTCCACAGCCCGGACCGAGAGGCCCTCGGCCACGATCCGGTGAGCCAGCCTGTCCTGCTCCTCCGAGTCCTCCACCGAGAGCAGGGCCCTGGCGTGACCGGCGGACAACACTCCGGCAGCCACGCGGCGCTGCACCGGCGGGGACAGACGCAGCAGACGCAGGGTGTTGGAGACCTGAGGCCGTGAACGTCCGATGCGATCGGCCAGCTGGTCGTGCGTGCAGTTGAAGTCCTTGAGCAACTGGTCGTAGGCAGCGGCCTCTTCCAGCGGGTTCAGCTGTGCCCGGTGGAGGTTCTCCAGGAGGGCGTCCAGCAGGAGCTTCTCGTCGTCGGTAGCCCGCACGATGGCCGGGATACGCTCAAGGCCCGCCTCCCGGCAGGCCCGCCAGCGGCGCTCTCCCATGATGAGCTCGTACCGCTCCGGACCCAACCGCCGCACGACGACCGGCTGAAGAAGCCCCACCTCCTGGATGGAGGTCACCAGCTCAGCGAGAGCATCCTCATCGAACACCTCACGCGGCTGCCGAGGGTTCGGCGTGATGGCGTCGAGCGGCAGCTCAGCGAAGTGCGCACCGGCAGGGGCCGCCAGCTCGGACAGGGCCTCTGACTCGGGCTCTGCCACACGCTGCTCAGGCGGCAGGGGGCCGGAGGAAAGCGCGGTGACCCTTGCCGCGGCCACACCGCGCTCCGTCGTCAGGACCGGGGATCCCGATGCCGCATCCGAAGGCCCCGGCGTTTCCTGTGGAGCTGCCGGGATCAGTGCACCGAGCCCACGCCCCAGACCTCTACGTCGCTCGCTCACTGGATCCCCTCCGACACACTCTGCTGGCTGTTCTGGCTGAGCGCATGCGCGGGTTGGGCTTCATAGTGAATCCCCACACCGCGCAGCGCGATCTCACGGGCAGCCTCAAGATACGACAGGGAGCCGCTGGAGCCCGGGTCGTAGGTGAGGACGGTCTGCCCATAGCTGGGCGCCTCGGAGATACGGACCGACCGCGGGATGCTCGTGCGCAGTACCTCGTCACCGAAGTGGCTGCGTACCTCCTCGGCGACCTGGGAGGCGAGCCGGGTGCGACCGTCGTACATGGTCAGCAGGATCGTCGAGACATGGAGCGCGGGGTTGAGGTGTCCACGCACCAGGTCGACGTTCCTGAGGAGCTGCCCCAGCCCTTCCAGTGCGTAGTACTCGCACTGAATCGGGATCAGCACCTCCGCACCCGCCACGAGCGCGTTGACGGTCAGCAGACCGAGCGACGGCGGACAGTCGATGAGGATGTAGTCCAGCGGCTGTTCATACGCCTGGATCGCTCGCTGCAGCCTGCTCTCCCGTGCCACCAGAGACACCAGCTCGATCTCCGCACCGGCGAGATCGATGGTGGCTGGGGCACAGAAGAGTCCTTCGACGTCCGGGACCGGCTGGACCACATCGGAGAGCGGCTTGCTCTCAACGAGGACGTCATAGATCGAGGGCACTTCGGCGTGGTGGTCGATGCCGAGGGCGGTGGAGGCATTGCCCTGGGGGTCGAGGTCGATCACCAGGACGCGTGCGCCGTGCAGCGCCAGCGAAGCAGCAAGGTTGACGGTTGTCGTCGTCTTGCCCACTCCGCCCTTCTGGTTGGCGACGACCATGACGCGCGTCTGCTCAGGTCGGGGAAGACCCTCACCGGCACGGCCCAGAGCCTCCACCGCCAGTTGGGCAGCACGACCAATGGGGGTGTCGTCCATCGGCGGCGGTGTTTCACGTGAAACATCCTCCCCCGCCGACTCGGTACGGGGACCAGGGACCGGATCGGTCATCGGTCCCGCGATGTTGGCGTCGGACCGCAAGGATTCACTCTCCTCGACTTCAGGCTCGCAATGAACAGAGCCTGCCATGGTTTCGGGGTCCCGAACCAGCGAGGTCGGCGGTTCTGTGGAGAATTCCACCTCTGTGGACAAGTCCGTAACCCTCGCGAGCGGCTTGCGGTCGCGCGGCGCGGCGGCCGCACGGCCACGGCTGATGATTCCCTGCAGCAGTGAGCGACGTTTCACGTGAAACACGATGCACACGTCACGAGGTCAGATCGTTACGACACTCCGAAATGCGTACGTACCGGGGACGCCGGGCCGCAATCGGACAGCAGTGACAGCACAGCTTAACGGCGACGGCGGACGCGGCCGGCCCGGGCGGCCTTGGCCCTCTTGGCAGCGAACCGTACCCCGCCAGGGCTCTCCCCGACCTCGACACGGACCACGGTGGACAAGGGATCGACGATTCCCTGTCCGACCTGGACCACGGAGGTCTCCACGACGCCGAGCTTGCTCAGCGCCGCCCGGGCCCCGTCGAGCTCGTCCTGCGCGGTGTCGCCCTTGAGAGCCAGCATCTCCCCGTAGGGCCGCAACAGCGGTACACCCCAACCGGCCAGCCGGTCCAGGGGAGCCACGGCGCGTGCGGTGACCACATGCACGGGGGGCAGCTTGCCGAGCATCTCCTCGGCCCGGCCGCGCACCACCGTGACATGGTCCAGACCCAGCAGCTCCACGACTTCCTGCAGGAAGTTCGTGCGACGGAGCAGCGGCTCCAGAAG
It contains:
- the rsmG gene encoding 16S rRNA (guanine(527)-N(7))-methyltransferase RsmG, with protein sequence MTEAAELPQAPEEARTVFGEFFPEAVRYAELLADAGVKRGLIGPREVPRLWERHLLNCAVLSEVVPEGVTVCDVGSGAGLPGIPLALVRPDLKITLLEPLLRRTNFLQEVVELLGLDHVTVVRGRAEEMLGKLPPVHVVTARAVAPLDRLAGWGVPLLRPYGEMLALKGDTAQDELDGARAALSKLGVVETSVVQVGQGIVDPLSTVVRVEVGESPGGVRFAAKRAKAARAGRVRRRR
- a CDS encoding ParB/RepB/Spo0J family partition protein, encoding MSERRRGLGRGLGALIPAAPQETPGPSDAASGSPVLTTERGVAAARVTALSSGPLPPEQRVAEPESEALSELAAPAGAHFAELPLDAITPNPRQPREVFDEDALAELVTSIQEVGLLQPVVVRRLGPERYELIMGERRWRACREAGLERIPAIVRATDDEKLLLDALLENLHRAQLNPLEEAAAYDQLLKDFNCTHDQLADRIGRSRPQVSNTLRLLRLSPPVQRRVAAGVLSAGHARALLSVEDSEEQDRLAHRIVAEGLSVRAVEEIVTLMGSRPKSAPKSKGPRAGARLSPALTDLASRLSDRFETRVKVDLGQKKGKIVVEFASIEDLDRILGTLAPGEGRVMEKGLSEEAEDEQA
- a CDS encoding ParA family protein, with protein sequence MAGSVHCEPEVEESESLRSDANIAGPMTDPVPGPRTESAGEDVSRETPPPMDDTPIGRAAQLAVEALGRAGEGLPRPEQTRVMVVANQKGGVGKTTTTVNLAASLALHGARVLVIDLDPQGNASTALGIDHHAEVPSIYDVLVESKPLSDVVQPVPDVEGLFCAPATIDLAGAEIELVSLVARESRLQRAIQAYEQPLDYILIDCPPSLGLLTVNALVAGAEVLIPIQCEYYALEGLGQLLRNVDLVRGHLNPALHVSTILLTMYDGRTRLASQVAEEVRSHFGDEVLRTSIPRSVRISEAPSYGQTVLTYDPGSSGSLSYLEAAREIALRGVGIHYEAQPAHALSQNSQQSVSEGIQ
- the trxA gene encoding thioredoxin, coding for MALKTVTDATFEEEVLKSDKPVLVDFWAEWCGPCRQIAPSLEAIAAEHGEKLEVVKLNIDENPATAAKYGVMSIPTLNVYQNGEVAQTIVGAKPKAMLVRELDAFIGDEAKA
- a CDS encoding GNAT family N-acetyltransferase — its product is MGRRLVPLTLDNLSDLPKRCRACVFWELDPVSGEAAVKAGRPELEKEAWISAVLLEWGSCGRVVYVDDVPVGFVLYAPPAYVPRSTAFPTSPVSPDAVQLMTAWITPGYQGQGLGRVMVQTVAKDLLRRGFKAIEAFGDARWTEPACVLPADHLLAVGFKTVRPHPTHPRLRLELRTTLSWKEDVELALDRLLGAVQKEPALRPL